TTACAACGCCAGCGTTAACGTAGATTACAATGCTACAAAATGGTTAAAAGCATCTACCAGTATTAAATACAGCCGCAGCGATAACAAGACGGCTTTAGGTACAGGCGGACAGAATGCCGGTACTGGTATTGCCTCCTTATCTAATCAAATTCCTACCATGACCGGTAACCCGGTTACGGACGAAGTAAAAGATGCCAATGGTAATTACGGTTATTACGATAAGGTTAATAATGCCGTTAGTTACCAGGATAACTTACGGGCGGTAATTGAAACCCAAGACCAGAAAAATCAAAATAACTTTTTGTTAGCGTCAGGGTCTTTGGAGGCTACTATTGCCAAAGGTTTACGCTTAAAAACGAACCTGGGGGTAAACATCAGCGATTATTCCGGTTATTATTTTACGCCGGTTAACACGCGTCGTTTAACCGAAATTCCCGCTAACTACTCGCAAAGCGCAACCAACTCTTCGGAATATTTGTGGGAAAACACTATTGCTTACAACAAAACCTTTGGCGACCACACGGTTGATTTTGTAGGTGGTATTTCTTTCCAGGATAACACCGTTCGTTCTATTGGCGGCGGTGGTAACGGCCTGATCAGTGATCGCCTGCGGAATTTAGGAAACGTGCAAACCATTACCAGTATCTACGGCGACCAGGTTTCAAATTCTTTAGCTTCGCAGTTTGGTAGAGTAAGTTATAATTTCCAGGATAAGTACTTATTTACAGCTACCGTACGGCGCGATGGTTCTTCTAAATTCGCTAAAGACAACCAGTACGGGGTATTTCCATCGGGTTCCGTAGCCTGGAGAATTAAAAATGAGCCTTTCTTGGCTGATGTAAATGCCATCGCTGATTTAAAATTACGGGCTAGTTATGGCCGGGTAGGTAATCAGTTTGGTATTCAGCCTTTTAGCTACTTAGGTTTATACGGTACTGGTGGTAACTCCTTGTCTATAAACAACAACGGTTACCCATTCAACAAAAAATACCAGGAAGGTTTGGTTTTAACGGCGTTGCCTAACCCAAATCTGAAATGGGAAACCTCGGTGCAATCAGATTTTGGTTTAGATGCGGCTTTCCTAAACAACCGCTTAACCTTAACGGCTGATTACTACATTAAAGAATCCCGTGACTTTTTATTAGATATTCCGGTTCCTTCGCAAACTGGTTTTAGTACTGCCGCCCGTAACGTAGGTAGTATCCGTAATAGCGGTTTAGAATTAGGCATTGAATACCGCGAATCGGCTAATGCTTTTAAATACGGTATAGGATTTAATATTACTACCGTTAATAACAAGGTGTTAAGCCTGTACGACGGTCTGGATGCTATTGGTAACATTGGTGGTTTAGGTTTCCCGAGCATTGGCGGTAATAACTGGGTGCAGTTTGGTTTATCACAAGTAGGTGGCGAAGCCGGTGCTTTTTACGGCTTCAGAAGCGAAGGAATTTTTCAAACCCAAACCGAAATTGATGCCTTAAACCGCATTGCGGCTGAGAAATATGGTCCGGGTAACGCCTATCAGCAATCTACCACCGTACCCGGAGATCGTAAATTTAAAGATTTAAATGGCGATGGTCGTATTACGGATGCCGGAGACCGGGAAGTACTGGGTAGCCCGATTCCGGATTATTTTGCCGGTTTAAACCTGGATGCCAGCTACAAAAACTTCGACATTAACTTATTTTTGTATGCTTCTGTGGGTAACGAAATTTTTAATTATTCTAAAAGATTACTCGAAACCTTCGGTAATCCGGGTGGGTTAGGAATTAAAAACATTGGGGTAGATTACTACAACAATCGTTGGACTCCAACCAATCCCTCGAACGAATATCCCCGCGTAACCCGCGCTGATTTAAATGGCAATAACCGCCCATCGGATGCTTACATTGAAGATGGTAGCTACTTACGGTTAAGAAACTTGCAAATCGGCTATACCTTCCCATCAGCGCTGCTGCAAAAAATTGCCATGAATAAAGTACGGGTATTTGTAAGTGCGCAAAACTTGTTCACCATTACAAAATACTCCGGTTTAGATCCAGAAATTGGCCAGGTGGGCGATCCGGATAATGGCGGAACCCGAAATGTTACAAGATCTGGTATTGATGTGGGAACTTACCCTAACTCTAAATTCTTTGGCGCAGGCTTAAACGTGACATTTTAATTAAAGTATCAATTTTAAAATTTATGAAATTTAATAAGAATATATACTTGCTTACCTTAGGACTAGCCAGCTTATTGCCGCTTAGTTGTAAGGATTTTTTAAATGAAACCGATACTCGGAGAATTTCGGAAGAATCATTATTTAAAAAACCAGCCGATGGTATTAACCTGGTAAACGCCATTTACGATACTTTCCACGACGGTGACTTTATGAACAAATCGTTATGGTACGGCGCTAACTTTTTGTCGCAGGATTTTCATAACTACGGGGCGGACTCTTTTTTTGAAACTTACGAGATCCCTTCTACTTTCCAGCCTTTGAATATTGCCTGGCGTCGTTCTTACCAAGGCATTGCCCGGGCAAACTCGGCTATTCCGATTATTGCCAAAATGAAAGAAGATGGCGTTTTGAGTCAAGAATTGGCAAACCGTTTAACTGGGGAAGCTTACTTTTTAAGAGGTGTATTTTATTATTACCTAGCATCGAGCTTTGGCGGCGTACCATTAGAGTTACAAACCGTTACCGACGAAGGCCGTCACCCAAGAAATACCCAGGACGAAGTTTTTGCATCCGTTGCCGCGGATATGCAAACGGCTGCTGATTTGTTGCCTTGGAAAGAAGAGCTTTCGAACGACGATTTAGGTCGGGCAACTAAAGGCGCGGCGATCGCCTACAAAGGCTCCGCGCTGATGTGGATTAAGAAGTACGACGAAGCGGTGGCTACTTTTAATTTACTCGATGGCCGTTACCAGTTAATGGAAAATTTTATTGATATCCACGAGTTTGATAAGCAAAACAACCAGGAGTCGATCTTTGAAGTGCAGTTTTTAGCTGGCGCGGATCAGTCCTGGGGGCACGCGAACGAAACCATTTGGTTTACGTCGTTCCACATGCCCGAGGAAGCCTCTAACTTCGGTTACTCATACGCCGATCAAAAATTATATAATTCATTTGAGCCCGGCGATAAACGGAAAGCGGCTACAGTAATTGGACCTGGCGATGAGCACGCGAGTCCGGCCATTGAAATTAAAAATTACCCGAAAGTTAAAGCGCAGTTTAAGGGCATTAACACTTTAGGTACGCTTAACCCGAATAACCCAAGAGATAAGAGCGGCTGGTGGCGCGGTTCCGATACGCTGCGTTCCGGTTATTACAGCGTAAAAACCTGGCGCGACCCGAACGTGACCGGTAGCACCAGCGAACCAGGCGGCAAAGAGTATATCTTTAATGGCCAGAACGTAATCATGATGCGTTTAGGCGAAGTGTTACTGAGCAAAGCTGAAGCCTTGGCTAAATCCGGCAACGAAGCTGCCGCGCGGGATATCGTAAACAACATCATCCGGAAACGGGCTGGTTTAGGACCAGTAGACCCATCGTTATCATTTAATGATGTCATTATTAACGAATACCGTCATGAATTAACCGGCGAAATGTCGTTGTGGTATTTGTTAAGAAGAAATGGGGAGCACATTAACTACGTGAAAAAAGAATTTGGCATTACCATTCCAACCGGTAAAGATTTGCTGCCTATTCCGCAGGAAGCCATTCTGAATAACTCTACCATCGTACAAAATCCGGGTTATTTATAATCTTTGATTTGTAAATTTAATTAACTCAAAGGCTTTGTAGCAATACAAAGCCTTTGTTATATAACTACCCACAACTATTCGTTCTATTATAGAAAGTAAATTTGTAATTACTTTTACTCCAATACGTTCTTTCTCTACCTTACGCCTAACCATTCATTTACAAAAAGAGCTGTTACCTTAGCTTTTTCAATATCTTGCCATTAATGAAATTTAAAATTTTTGTTTTTTTACTAAGTTGCTTCCTCCTGACGCAGTGCCACTTTTTTCAGCAGCCTACGCTGTACACCTTACTTAAACCCTCCGCCACCGGGGTAACTTTTGCCAACACCATTACCGAAGATGATTCCCTGAATATTTTAAATTTTGTGTACCTCTACAATGGTGCGGGCGTAGCGGCCGGCGATGTAAACCAGGATGGCCTCCCTGACCTGTATTTTGGCGGCAACATAGTTTCGAGTAAACTGTACTTAAACAAAGGAAATTTTAAATTTGAAGATATAACCCTGCCGGCGGGTGTGACCACTAAACTGTGGGCCACCGGAGTCAGCATGATTGATATTAACCAGGATGGTCGCCTGGATATTTACCTGTGCACGGTTAAACCTCTTTCTACTAAGGGAGTACCTAATTTATTGTTTATTAACCAAGGCCAGGATGCCAATGGTAAACCCATTTTTAAAGAAGAAGCTCAGGCTTACGGCTTAGCCGATACGGGTTATAGCACCCAATCGGCATTTTTTGATTACGACCGCGACGGCGACCTGGATATGTATTTGCTCACCAACGCCTCCGATAAAACCAACCGCAACAACCCAAATTACAAACTTACCAAGGGCCAGAACCCCAACACCGACCGGTTATATCGCAACAACGGCAATAACACTTTTACCAATGTATCTCAAGAAGCTGGCATTCAGATAGAAGGCTGGGGCCTGGGGGTAGGAATCAGTGATATTAACCAGGACGGCTGGCCCGATATTTACGTAGCCAACGACTTTATCAGCAACGATTTACTCTGGATTAACAATAAAAACGGCACCTTCACGAACAAAATCGGCGAATATTTAAAGCACCAGAGCTACAACGCCATGGGTACCGATATTGCCGACTACAACAACGACGGCTTGGTGGATATTATGGTTCTGGACATGCTACCCGAAGATAACAAGCGCCAGAAAACCACCATGGACGTGCAAAACTACGACCGCTTCGAGATAAACAAGCGCATGGGTTACGAAATCCAGTACGTGCGCAACAGTTTGCAACTCAATAACGGCAACAACACTTTCAGCGAAGTGGGCCAGCTAGCCGGCGTGTACGCTACTGATTGGAGCTGGGGACCTTTGCTGGCTGATTACGACAACGATGGCTGGCGAGATTTATTTGTGACGAACGGGTACGTGCGCGATATTACCGATTTAGATTACATCCATTACCGCCAGACTTCTTTGCAGTTTGGCGACGAAAATGCAGTGGCCGAAAAAGAAAAAGAAGCTTTTAGCCAGGTACCCAAAGTTAAAATCCCGAATTACATCTACAAGAACCGCCGCAATTTAACCTTTGCCGACAAAACCAAAGCCTGGGGCTTAGAAGAAGCTTCTAACTCCAACGGAGCCGTTTACGCCGACCTGGATAATGATGGCGACTTAGACTTGGTGGTCAATAACATCAACGCCGAAGCTTTTATTTACCAGAACAACGCCGAGAAGCTGGAAAAAAATAATTTTTTAAAAATTAAGCTAAATGGCGCTGCTCCCAACCAGGAAGGTATTGGCACAACTATCCGGTTAAAAACAAAAGGCCAGCAACAATACTACGAGCATTATCTCACGCGGGGTTTTAAGTCGTCTGTGGATCCGGTGGCTCATTTTGGTTTAGGCAAAGCTCTGGTAATTGATAGCCTGGAAATTACCTGGCCCGACGGGAAGTATCAGCTCCTCACGAAAGTAAAAGCCAACCAAATTTTAACGGTCTCTTACCAAAATGCCACTTCAGAAAAACCAATGGTTAAACCCAGTCCGGAACCATTGTTTCAGGAAGTTGCTGCGGAACACACCATTGCATTTAAACACACCGAAGAAGATTACATTGATTTTAAAAATCAGCCCTTGATGCCGCACAAACTATCGCAAAACGGACCGGGTTTGGCGGTAGGCGATGTAAATAACGACGGGCTGGATGATTTTTTTGTGGGCGGCTCCGCCCGAAAAACCGGGACCATCTTCTACCAGGATAAAAACGGCAAATTCACAAGTAAACCTTTAAGTACTACTCCCAATACCGAAGACGATACCGGCGCTTTGCTTTTTGATGCCGATAACGATAACGATTTGGATTTATACGTGGCTACCGGCGGCAACGAAAACCTGGACCCAGAAGCTTATTTGCACCGCTTGTACAAAAACGACGGGAAAGGCAATTTTAATTTAGAACCACAGGCGCTACCGCAAATTATGGTGAGTGGCTCCGTTGTAACGGCCGCTGATTATGACCGGGACGGCGATTTAGACTTATTTGTGGGTGGCCGCAACAGCCCTAAAAAATACCCCATGCCGGGCCAAAGTTGCTTGTTGCAAAACAATAAAGGTACTTTCCGGAATGTAACTTCCAGCTTGTGTAAAGAACTGGAATCAGTTGGTATGGTTACGGCCGCCCTCTGGACGGACTTTGACCAGGATAACCAGATTGACTTAATTGTTACGGGCGAATGGATGCCTTTGCTTTTTTTTAAAAATGAGCAAGGAATTTTTAAAAACGTGACGAATCAAACCGGTTTAACCCACACCGAAGGCTGGTGGAATAGCTTAACGGCCGGTGATTTTGACAACGACGGCGACCTGGATTACGTGGCCGGTAACCTGGGCTTAAACTCCCGGTACAAAGCCTCGGTAAATCAGCCGGTAAGTTTGATAGCCAAAGATTTCGATAAAAACGGCAACATCGATCCCGTGATGGGTTATTATATCCAAGGAAAAAATTACCCAACCTCACCCCGTGATGCGCTGACGGACCAATTAGTTTCGATGCGCAAGAAGTTTCCGCGCTACTCCGATTACGGTGATGCTACCTTTGATCAATTGTTCACGCCCGAGGAATTACAAGGTGCTTACCAGGCGAAAAGCTATACCTTCAGCAGCAGCTACATTCAAAACCAAGGCAATGGCAAATTCACGATCAAACCCTTACCCATGCCAGCCCAGGTTGCGCCGGTGTATGGCATGTTAGCTACCGATTTCAATCACGACGGCAACCTGGATTTGCTTTTAGTGGGTAATTCTTACGCCACCGAAACCGCCGTGGGGTATTACGATGCTTCGGTGGGTACTGCATTGGCCGGAACGGGGAAAGGTACTTTTAAAATGATTGCGCCGAAAACAACGGGTTTTAACGTGAGCGGTGATGCCAAAGCTATGGCTCAGTTACTAACTACCGGCGATACACCTTTAATGCTGGTAAGCCAAAATGCCGATAGTTTAAAAGCATTTAGGCCAACTCAAATACAAAATAATCAAATCATTAAACTGCAGCCCACCGATGCCTATGCCGATTTATATTTCAAAAATGGGAAAAAACGGCGGGAAGAATTTAATTACGGTACGGGCTATTTATCCCAATCCAGCCGGACGTTAATCAGCCAGGATTTATCAAAAGTTACAATTACGGATTTTAAGGGCAAGCAGCGGCAAATTAACTTTGATCCGAAAGAACTAACGCTCCAAACCAGGAAATAGAATTTTAAAAATTTAAAAAAACACCGTTGCTGCTTCGTCTAATTAGTTCTCAACTTTAGACTTATCAGAAAATTAGGTAATTATTAAATAGAGTGCACGGTTTTAAAACCAAAATACGCTAAATTACTTCGTTTACTATTGTTTGATTTCGATATGATTTTTAAAAAACAATGCTTTAAACTGCCGTTGGCCATTACTGTATTGGGTTTGGTTGGCTTTTACCTAACCTCCTTTAAACCCGCCGATGACCCTACCGAAAGAGCCCGGTTAGCCACGGTAATCGAAAAATCCATTAAAACCGAGATGCTGAATAAGTGGTATCCGCAGGCGGTAGATAAAGAAGCAGGTGGATTTCTGAGTACGTTTTCTTACGACTGGAAACCCGTGGGCGAGCAGGACAAGATGATTGTAACCCAGGCCCGGCACATTTGGTCTAATTCTAAAGCCTCGCAGCTTTACCCCGAAGCAGATTATTATTTACCCAGCGCGAAACACGGCGTAGCTTTTCTGCGCGACAAAATGTGGGACAAAACCAACGGCGGCTTTTTTACTTTAGTAGACCGCCAGGGCAACGTAAAAAAACAAGAAGGTGGCTACGCGGGTGGCGGTAAAAATGCTTACGGCAATGCTTTTGCCATTTACGCTTTAGCGGCTTACTACCAGGCTTCCGGCGATACCAGCGCGTTAAACTTAGCTAAGAAAACGTTTCGCTGGCTCGAAAAACACAGCCACGACCCGGTAAATAAAGGCTACTACCAAACCCTGGCCGATGATGGTACGCCCATCCAGCGCACCAGCGATGTTCCTTCTACATCTGATGTGGGTTACAAAGACCAGAACAGTTCCATTCACTTACTCGAAGCTTTATCGGAATTGTATTTGGTGTGGCCCGATCCTTTGGTGCGCGAGCGTTTGCAGGAAATGCTGGTTCTTATCCGCGATACTTTGGTAAATGAGAAAGGCTATTTAACCTTATTTTTTACACCGGATTGGAAGCCCATCAGCTTCCGGGATTCTTCCGAAGCCGATATTGATAAACACCATACCCTGGACGAGGTTTCTTTCGGCCACGACATTGAAACGGCTTATTTGTTACTGGAAGCTTCGCACATTTTAGGCTTGCACAACGACACCAAAACCATGGCCGTCGCCAAAAAATTAACTGATCATACCATCCGTAACGGGTTTGATAACAAAGTGGGTGGGTTCTACGATGCCGGGTATTATTTTAAAGATAAAACGGATATTACCATAATTAAAGACACCAAAAACTGGTGGGCCCAGGCCGAAGGTTTAAATACCTTGTTGCTCATGGCCGATCATTTCCCGAAAGATTCGCTGAACTACTTCAGCTTGTTTCAGAAAGAGTGGAAATACATAAATACGTATATTATTGATCACGAGCACGGCGAATGGTACATGGGCGGCATCGATAAAGAACCGGATATGAAAACGGCCCAAAAAGGCCAGATCTGGAAAGCTTCTTACCACCAGTTCCGGGCCTTATCCAACATTGTGCAACGCTTGCGCCCTGATAAAACCGCTCCTGCGGCACCTAAAAATTTAAAAAAGAGTGGCACCGGTACGTTGGTTTTAAACTGGGATAAAGCCACTGATAACCGGCGGGTGATCGGTTACAATCTGTACCAAAACAACAAACGCATTGGTTTTACGCCACTCACCAGCTTTGCTTTGGCCAATGCCGCCAAATTAAAAGGCAGTAAAATCACGATTAAAGCCATTGATTACCAAGGCAACCAATCAGCGAATAGTACGGCTATTACACTTTAAGCAGGATTTCGCAAAACCTTGCAAAATGTTCCCCTTTGGAGGAGTAAGGAGAGGAGAAATAACTAAACTACTCTCTTTAGACCGGCCATTTTTAGAAAATTTAAAAATTACTTTAAATCCAATTACCTAATTATGAAGAAAATTATTTGCTCATTGAGTTTCGCGGCGCTGCTAGGTTTAGGCGCTACCGACACTTTTGCTCAAAAAGGCACGCCCATTTTCCCGCAGGCACCCGGTATGGAAGCTTACACCTACCGCGAAAGTTTTAAGAAAGACATCCCTGCTACCCTGGATTCTATCAAAGCCTTAGGCATTACCGAACTGGAAAGCAGCCCTAATCCGAATGGCTTAACCCCGGAAGCTTTCCGCAAAATGCTCGACGAACGCGGCTTAACTGTGCCGGCCATTGGCGCCGGCTACGAAGATTTAGTAAAAGACCCTGCCGAAGTGGCGCGTAAAGCTAAGGTTTTGGGTGCCAAATACGTGATGGTAGCCTGGATTCCGCATAAAAAAGAATTTACCCTGGAAGATGCCAAAAAAGCTGCGGCCGATTTTAACCAGGCCGGTAAAGTATTGCAGGAACAAGGCGTTACCTTGTGTTACCACAATCACGGCTACGAGTTTCAACCGTACCAAAACGGCACCTTGTTCGATTACCTGGCCGAAAACACTGATCCCAAATACGTTTCGTTTGAAATGGACATGTTGTGGGCTTACCACGGCGGCCAGGACCCGGTTAAATTGCTAAACAAGTACGGCAGCCGCTGGAAACTGATGCACTTAAAAGATTTGCGCAAAGGCGTAAAAGGCGATTTAACTGGTAATACCTCCACCGAAAACGATGTAGTTCTGGGCACCGGCCAGTTAGATGTACCCGCCATTTTGTTAGCTGCCAAAAAAGTAGGAATCAAACATTACTTCATCGAAGACGAAAGCCCCCGCTGGAGCAAGCAAGTTCCGAAGACTATGGCGTATTTGAAGAGTTTGAAAGAATAGTTTTTAAAGGAATAGCGACGATTATTTCTTAATATCATTACTATGGCGCGGATTTACTTCCGTGCCTTACTGCTAAAAATTCTCGTTCGCATAGCTACTGTTGTAGCTTTTGTTTCTAAGTGGAGCTGTTTTATAGTTTAGGTATTTGTTCTTTTTGTCTTGACACAAAAAGAACCAACGAAAGTCAAGACGCTAAAAACTCGCTGAACGCTCGAACAGTTTAGCGTCATCTCTTGCACCTGGAACGGCTATCTGTTGCATAGCTGGCAAGCAAAATATTAAAAAATTAAAAATGCTAAAGCTTAGGTAAAAAAGAGAGTCATTCAGGAGGAACCTATTTGGCTACGTAGCAGAACAGATTCAGTAATAGGGACCTTTTTATAACGTTCTGTTATTCTCAACCAATAGCCAATAAGTATTTATGCGAAGCGAAAATTGTGAATACGAACTAAAATGTTTCGAATTAGAAAAGTGCGTATTGCATAACGTCATCCTGAGCTTGGCGAAGGATCTAAAGTTTACCGAATCGGTAAGTAATGGTTCCCTCGACAGGCTCGGGATGACCTCAGAAATTAAAAATTATAAAAAAGCCTTCTCTGAAAAGAGAAGGCTTTTTGTGCCATCATGGAATGGATAAAACGAATCAATAAGCTCTATTACCTTTAATTCTGTGGAGCAGTGTGCTAAACGCGACTGACACCAGTTTGGCTATTGAGAGCCTTTTAGCGATTCGGTGTGGCGCAGCCACATTCCGCAGCGGAGCGAGGAAAGATTCGCTAAACCGCCCGAAAGAGCCAAACGAGGCCCGCCGGCCATGAGGCAAACTCAGCTATTTCAAATACGATGGAACCTTGGCATGGAGACAGGAACCGGCTCCAAAGAACTACTCCTACTATCTAAAATACCTAGAGGCATCTACCATTTTAAATATTCCCCTTCTTCATTTCCTTCACGGCAAAATCCGCAGCGCGAGCCGTAAAAGCCATGTACGTCAGCGATGGATTCTGGGTGGCCGTAGACGTCATACAGGCGCCATCGGTTACGAATACATT
The sequence above is a segment of the Adhaeribacter swui genome. Coding sequences within it:
- a CDS encoding RagB/SusD family nutrient uptake outer membrane protein is translated as MKFNKNIYLLTLGLASLLPLSCKDFLNETDTRRISEESLFKKPADGINLVNAIYDTFHDGDFMNKSLWYGANFLSQDFHNYGADSFFETYEIPSTFQPLNIAWRRSYQGIARANSAIPIIAKMKEDGVLSQELANRLTGEAYFLRGVFYYYLASSFGGVPLELQTVTDEGRHPRNTQDEVFASVAADMQTAADLLPWKEELSNDDLGRATKGAAIAYKGSALMWIKKYDEAVATFNLLDGRYQLMENFIDIHEFDKQNNQESIFEVQFLAGADQSWGHANETIWFTSFHMPEEASNFGYSYADQKLYNSFEPGDKRKAATVIGPGDEHASPAIEIKNYPKVKAQFKGINTLGTLNPNNPRDKSGWWRGSDTLRSGYYSVKTWRDPNVTGSTSEPGGKEYIFNGQNVIMMRLGEVLLSKAEALAKSGNEAAARDIVNNIIRKRAGLGPVDPSLSFNDVIINEYRHELTGEMSLWYLLRRNGEHINYVKKEFGITIPTGKDLLPIPQEAILNNSTIVQNPGYL
- a CDS encoding VCBS repeat-containing protein, which translates into the protein MKFKIFVFLLSCFLLTQCHFFQQPTLYTLLKPSATGVTFANTITEDDSLNILNFVYLYNGAGVAAGDVNQDGLPDLYFGGNIVSSKLYLNKGNFKFEDITLPAGVTTKLWATGVSMIDINQDGRLDIYLCTVKPLSTKGVPNLLFINQGQDANGKPIFKEEAQAYGLADTGYSTQSAFFDYDRDGDLDMYLLTNASDKTNRNNPNYKLTKGQNPNTDRLYRNNGNNTFTNVSQEAGIQIEGWGLGVGISDINQDGWPDIYVANDFISNDLLWINNKNGTFTNKIGEYLKHQSYNAMGTDIADYNNDGLVDIMVLDMLPEDNKRQKTTMDVQNYDRFEINKRMGYEIQYVRNSLQLNNGNNTFSEVGQLAGVYATDWSWGPLLADYDNDGWRDLFVTNGYVRDITDLDYIHYRQTSLQFGDENAVAEKEKEAFSQVPKVKIPNYIYKNRRNLTFADKTKAWGLEEASNSNGAVYADLDNDGDLDLVVNNINAEAFIYQNNAEKLEKNNFLKIKLNGAAPNQEGIGTTIRLKTKGQQQYYEHYLTRGFKSSVDPVAHFGLGKALVIDSLEITWPDGKYQLLTKVKANQILTVSYQNATSEKPMVKPSPEPLFQEVAAEHTIAFKHTEEDYIDFKNQPLMPHKLSQNGPGLAVGDVNNDGLDDFFVGGSARKTGTIFYQDKNGKFTSKPLSTTPNTEDDTGALLFDADNDNDLDLYVATGGNENLDPEAYLHRLYKNDGKGNFNLEPQALPQIMVSGSVVTAADYDRDGDLDLFVGGRNSPKKYPMPGQSCLLQNNKGTFRNVTSSLCKELESVGMVTAALWTDFDQDNQIDLIVTGEWMPLLFFKNEQGIFKNVTNQTGLTHTEGWWNSLTAGDFDNDGDLDYVAGNLGLNSRYKASVNQPVSLIAKDFDKNGNIDPVMGYYIQGKNYPTSPRDALTDQLVSMRKKFPRYSDYGDATFDQLFTPEELQGAYQAKSYTFSSSYIQNQGNGKFTIKPLPMPAQVAPVYGMLATDFNHDGNLDLLLVGNSYATETAVGYYDASVGTALAGTGKGTFKMIAPKTTGFNVSGDAKAMAQLLTTGDTPLMLVSQNADSLKAFRPTQIQNNQIIKLQPTDAYADLYFKNGKKRREEFNYGTGYLSQSSRTLISQDLSKVTITDFKGKQRQINFDPKELTLQTRK
- a CDS encoding AGE family epimerase/isomerase, yielding MIFKKQCFKLPLAITVLGLVGFYLTSFKPADDPTERARLATVIEKSIKTEMLNKWYPQAVDKEAGGFLSTFSYDWKPVGEQDKMIVTQARHIWSNSKASQLYPEADYYLPSAKHGVAFLRDKMWDKTNGGFFTLVDRQGNVKKQEGGYAGGGKNAYGNAFAIYALAAYYQASGDTSALNLAKKTFRWLEKHSHDPVNKGYYQTLADDGTPIQRTSDVPSTSDVGYKDQNSSIHLLEALSELYLVWPDPLVRERLQEMLVLIRDTLVNEKGYLTLFFTPDWKPISFRDSSEADIDKHHTLDEVSFGHDIETAYLLLEASHILGLHNDTKTMAVAKKLTDHTIRNGFDNKVGGFYDAGYYFKDKTDITIIKDTKNWWAQAEGLNTLLLMADHFPKDSLNYFSLFQKEWKYINTYIIDHEHGEWYMGGIDKEPDMKTAQKGQIWKASYHQFRALSNIVQRLRPDKTAPAAPKNLKKSGTGTLVLNWDKATDNRRVIGYNLYQNNKRIGFTPLTSFALANAAKLKGSKITIKAIDYQGNQSANSTAITL
- a CDS encoding sugar phosphate isomerase/epimerase family protein, yielding MKKIICSLSFAALLGLGATDTFAQKGTPIFPQAPGMEAYTYRESFKKDIPATLDSIKALGITELESSPNPNGLTPEAFRKMLDERGLTVPAIGAGYEDLVKDPAEVARKAKVLGAKYVMVAWIPHKKEFTLEDAKKAAADFNQAGKVLQEQGVTLCYHNHGYEFQPYQNGTLFDYLAENTDPKYVSFEMDMLWAYHGGQDPVKLLNKYGSRWKLMHLKDLRKGVKGDLTGNTSTENDVVLGTGQLDVPAILLAAKKVGIKHYFIEDESPRWSKQVPKTMAYLKSLKE
- a CDS encoding SusC/RagA family TonB-linked outer membrane protein, with translation MKKSTHSWQRKSCVLLMLLAFSGAIETKAALAYHKAVIRTVEWPISGKVVSPAGEALPGVTILVKGTTNGTTTGLDGTFSINVPEAAGTLVASYIGYTTKEQPYSGPGTLNITLSDDTKALQEVVVVGYGTQKREDVTGAISSVSAAQIEKTPVTTLDQALQGRSAGVQVTNNDAAPGAGIQVQIRGVGGFGNNDPLYVVDGYPITGGINTLNPSDIASMDILKDASATAIYGNRAANGVVIITTKRGKAGEMQISFDALTSFQTQPKMFDVLNAQQFATLAKERAAEDGINPLPEWNDPSSLRTIDWQDEIYRTGLRQNYNVALRGGSEKVQSAFSLGMVDQKGVVLGSNYRRYNASVNVDYNATKWLKASTSIKYSRSDNKTALGTGGQNAGTGIASLSNQIPTMTGNPVTDEVKDANGNYGYYDKVNNAVSYQDNLRAVIETQDQKNQNNFLLASGSLEATIAKGLRLKTNLGVNISDYSGYYFTPVNTRRLTEIPANYSQSATNSSEYLWENTIAYNKTFGDHTVDFVGGISFQDNTVRSIGGGGNGLISDRLRNLGNVQTITSIYGDQVSNSLASQFGRVSYNFQDKYLFTATVRRDGSSKFAKDNQYGVFPSGSVAWRIKNEPFLADVNAIADLKLRASYGRVGNQFGIQPFSYLGLYGTGGNSLSINNNGYPFNKKYQEGLVLTALPNPNLKWETSVQSDFGLDAAFLNNRLTLTADYYIKESRDFLLDIPVPSQTGFSTAARNVGSIRNSGLELGIEYRESANAFKYGIGFNITTVNNKVLSLYDGLDAIGNIGGLGFPSIGGNNWVQFGLSQVGGEAGAFYGFRSEGIFQTQTEIDALNRIAAEKYGPGNAYQQSTTVPGDRKFKDLNGDGRITDAGDREVLGSPIPDYFAGLNLDASYKNFDINLFLYASVGNEIFNYSKRLLETFGNPGGLGIKNIGVDYYNNRWTPTNPSNEYPRVTRADLNGNNRPSDAYIEDGSYLRLRNLQIGYTFPSALLQKIAMNKVRVFVSAQNLFTITKYSGLDPEIGQVGDPDNGGTRNVTRSGIDVGTYPNSKFFGAGLNVTF